The genomic interval GGAATTTCATGATGCTACGCATAATTGCTATGCGTACAAAGTCGGGTTTGGCCACGAACCCGTATTTAGAAGTTCGGATAACGGCGAACCGTCAGGCACTGCAGGCAGGTCGATCCTCGAGGCACTTGACAAGTATGATCTGATCGATACGACTATAGTCGTCACCCGATATTATGGCGGAATCAAGCTCGGTACGGGCGGGTTGAGTCGCGCCTACCGTGATACTGCACTGGCTGTGATCGAATGCGCCGGCATCATGTCCAGGTACATCACGAAACGGCTGAAGTTTGTCTTCGAACATCAATTCACGAATGTTGTTTTGCGAACACTCTCTTCAGATGTATGCAGCATTGTCGAGAGCCAGTTTACGGATGTCGGCACGGTGATTTGCGATATCCGCGAACTTTCGGTAGACCAAATTAGGCAGACGCTCATTTCGGCCACGAATGCTCGGATAGAGATTCAGGAACTCGCCTGAGTTACTTGACAAATCGCTGATTCTCCATATATTGAATGAGAACTTACCTATAGCGTTAAGAGACGTTTGATACAGGCCGAATTATATAGAACAAGAACTCTCAGATAGCATCTGGCCGACAATTATAGGAGAAGTAAAGATGAACATCCATGCAGACGCACGCACCATCAGACAATCCGTTTATTTGGCTCTAGTGCCAATCTTAATCATGATTCTCGGCAGCTCTTCCGCATGGGCTCAGGATGCCGGCATTCCAGATACGTGCCGATATGAGCCTGCAGCCAGTCTCTGGCAGGTCGAGACGGAAGCTGACACGGTTTTCTCGGTCGAGTTGTGGGCATGGACCGATGCCGCAGTTATGAAAGGCGCTTCCCTCGGCTTCAGAGTCTCAACCAGCACGGGCGGAGGAACCGGTCACGACGACTCACTTCTCATTGTCGATACTTTCATAGTCAATCCGGAGTTAGCATCGATACCATTCACGGCCTACCTGCGAAGCCTTCTTGACACATCTTTGGACCCGGGTGCTGCGGATTGGGGATATAATGGCTACGCTGTCGGTTTCCTCGGCACTGAAAATCCGATTTTCCCGGCGGGAACGCCAACCAAGCTGGGCGACCTTTATCTGAAACTGCTCGATCTTTCTTCGTTGCCCGATTCATTCGATATTGAGGTAGATTCATCATACTTCCCGCCCGCGGGACCGTTCAAATTCTCGCCTGCCGAGGCAACAGGTTATCCTCCTCGGTTCGTGAAGGCGGTTATCAGCGTCGTTCAGGGAATCTGTATCGATTCGGACGGCGACGGATTCGGCGATCCGGGTCACCCTGAGAACAATTGTCCGGATGACAATTGCCCGAGTGTTTACAACCCTGAACAGGAAGATTCGGATGACGATGGAGTTGGCGACTCCTGCGATATCTGCCCGTTCCATGTCGCCGATGACTGCTGCAGTCCGACAACGGGCAATCTTCCCCCGTCGGTGAGTTCGCTGACGGAGATTTCGGCAACTCCGGGAGCTGGACCGTTCGTATACGTCGCGACGGCTACAGATCCCAACTGTGACGGCACAGAACTCAATCTAAGTTATGAGAATATTCCGTCATGGTGCATGGTCGCAGGCGATTCAATCAGCGGACTCGCTGAATGCGATTATGTCGACACTTCCTTCACAGTCATAGCATCAGATGGAGAGCTTGATGACACGATTGTGGTGAGCCTTCTGATCGACCTGTCGAATCAGCCACCTGAGATCACCGATCCGGCTGATCTGCGAATCGTGCAGAATCAGACCCTGTTTGTATTCTATCCGACAATCGTCGACCCCGATGATCCGGTGCATACAATCTCCTATCCGGAATTCCCGCACTGGTGCGAAGTTCGCAATGATTCGGTGATCGGCATCGCTCCCGATACGATGTTTGTGGAACCGCTGACAGTCATAGTTGAAGACTACTGCAATGCTGACACTTTGACCTTCTCGGTTTCCATTTATGTTTGCGGCGATGTTGATTCCAGTGGCAGTGTTGATATCGACGACGTCGTTTTCCTCATAAGCTACATTTTCGCGGGTGGACCTGCGCCGGAGCCCATCGAATCCGGTGATGCTGATTGTTCGGGAGGAATCGACATCGATGATGCGGTATATTTGATCACGTATATATTCTCTGGCGGCACTCCGCCATGCGATACGAATGGCGATCAGATACCTGATTGCTAACATCTGAAGAGTTCGTAAAACTGACGAAACTGAGATGGCTCGCGTTATGCACCGCACTGATCACGGCTGCTTTAGTCAGTGCGGAGATGGCAGATGCCGGCAGGAAGATCCACTCGGATGCCGCCGCAATTGTCACGAAGTCACTTGATTCGTTGCAGCAACACGCCGAGGACAAATCCCCTGCGTCCGGAGAGGAGATAGATTGGAAATGTTTATCCTCCGGTGGTACGCAAAGCTCTGATGGGTCCTTTGTGATCAATGGTACCTTCGGCCAGCTTGCGGTGGGAACATCGTCCGATGGCACATCCGACACTCGTCATGGTTATTGGCAGAATTTCGCGTACAAATGGGAGTGCGGTGATGTCAACATGAGCGGAGACATCGACATCGGAGTCATTTGCGGCTCCAAAATCGATGCCATCTTCAGCAAGACCCCTGAGGACTCTGAAAGCGCCCTCGGTCTGACCCGTGAGAGCGTACCCACATGCAAGATTATACCAGCTCACGAGACTGTGGGGATTAATGTCAATTGCACTGGCGGTGTGCTGCACGAAGAGGCTGTAATCCTGATTACGGTATGCTTCAGCAGCCTTCTGTTGGTGTTCGCCATAGGTCAGTTCGTTCTCCTGAGCGATCACCGCGCTCGATGCAAGTACCAGTAGAAGTGTCACCAATGCTGCGAATCTCATTTGGACTCCGGAGTCAGATTAGCATTCACTATGACGGATTCGGCTCACAATCATCAAGAAAACGGCAATCCGTCGTCCTGTCTCTATAACTGCAAGCAATATTGATTGTTTTAGCGGCTGTGTCAAGTGGGTGTTGTTGCGAAATTGTTGCGAAATCAAAGCGAGTATTGAAGCCACGCTCTGCGCTACGCCCGATCGCGAAAATGACAAAACGGCATGAAGCGCCGATGATTTGTGAGCTTGGTTCAGGAAATCCGCGGATTTCGAGAAGCTGGCAGACCATACTTCTCGGCGAATTCCACCAATAGTCACTTCATCATTATATAGGGACATATCCCATTCGCGATTCTGTCAATGAGCAATCCTCCTCTGAGTCAGACTCAAGGTGTACTTACCACTTGAGTTTCTGAACAGTTTAGCTATATTTGCATGTTATTCCGGAAGCTTGGAGGAAAATGTAGTTTTGCAGAAAGGGATGAAATGTTCGAGAACAAAGTTAAAGCGATAAGCGTCAAGCCCAGGAAATCTGTGTCACAACTACTTGCCGACATGTCGAGAACCGGATTCCAGGGCAAGAGCCTTGCAAGAACGGTTGAAGTAATAGAGAAGATGGTCAAGGACAAGAAAACATCGATAATGCTCGGCTACGCTGGATCGCTTTCGACAACAGGCCAGTGGAAAATCATCAATTGGTTTCTCGAGCAGGGCTTTGTCGATATTCTTGTCTCTACCGGTGCGAACATCTCCGAGGACATTGTTGAAGCAATGGGATTGTCCTACTATCAGGGACATCACGTTACCGATAATGTGAAGGCATTCAAGGAAGGCTATAACAGATATTACGACGTGTTCGGCAAAGAGAAGGACTACATGAAAATGACCACTCTGATAGCCGATTTCATGGTGACGCTCGATGAAGCTCATGGATACTCGTCGCGTGAATTCCTGAATCTGTTCGGAAAGTGGCTCCTGAAGAAGAAGGTCAACAGCATAGTGGCTACAGCCGCAAAAATGAAGGTGCCGGTATTCAGTCCGGCAATAATCGACAGCCCGTATGGTGATGCCGCCCTCGTCGCGAAGAGTCAGAAGTTCAGCCTTATTCTTGACGGAGTCAAAGACTACACAGAATTTATGGAACTTGCACAGCAGGTTAATGATACAGCTGTAATCTATATAGGTGGTGGCGTACCGAAAGACTTCATCCAGCTATTCGCCGTGACCTCAGATCTTCTGTACACAGACAGGAAAGTGCCGGGGCGTAAAGGCGGCGTCCAGCGTCCGGGCGACAGCGATGAGACATATTACCCACACAGATATGCAGTCCAGATCACGACTGACTCGCCTCAATGGGGGGGTCTGTCCGGATGCACCTTCGAAGAAGCAGTCACATGGGGTAAGGAACGGCTGGATGGTGAATTCGTTCAGTGTTACTGCGATGCGACAATCGCTCTGCCGATAATATCCCATGCATTGGCTGAAAGGGTCAAGTCGAAGCGCAAAGGCAATCGACTTGCCGACCGGTTCGCCTAACATCTACTCCTCGGCTCCGTTTAGTGATCGCAGGGGCTGTGCTCCTGCGTTTCTTCTTGGATGCTCAGAGGTACAGCCTCTGAGCGCACATCCATAGTAACAGAGAGATTGCCACGTCGCTTTGCTCCTCGCGATGACGGATTCTATGCCTCACAGGACTTTTTCAACAAGCCCCTCCGCGGCTGTGATACCGCTTGCCGCTTTTCAAACGCTCACTGAACATGCGAGATAGTTCCGGATATCTACAGCCCCTTTGAGGTAGGCGACAATCTCCCGCCAATAATCCACAAGTTTTGGCTTTCTTTCGTGTCAATGGTGTGGTAATGTCTATACAAATGGTGACTCACGAAAATCTGGACGAGCGCGAACTTGTCCAACGGGCAGCCACAGGCGATAGATCCGCATTCAAGGCAATCGTAGACTGTTTCGGAGCCAGGGTTATCAACCTCGCAAACAGGATCACCCGCAACAAAATGGATGCGGAAGACATTGCGCAGGATGTTTTTGTCGAGGTTTACCGCAATGTCGGCAATTTTCGAGGAGATTCTTCACTGTCGACATGGATACTCCGCATAGCACACAATCGATCGCTCAACTACCTTCGCGACAAGAGACCATCGAACACGGTATCTCTCGACACCGCCAAAGGGCAAGATGATCTCCCCCTGCTGAATGGGCTTCCGGGGAAGGAGTCTGATATTCCTGACCGCGCGCTGGAGATTGAGCGGAATCGGTCAATTCTTTACGATGCGATAGCCGAGCTTCCGGAAAAGATTGCTAAGCCGTTCACACTACACAAGCTGGATGGCATGGCATACGACGAGATTGCACGTTTCCTCGGAATATCGCTGTCGGCGGTCGAATCACGGATTCACAGGGCGAAGATTCGTCTCCAGAAGGACCTTGCAAAGAGATTAAAGAGATGAAAAAAGCCGCAAGTTACTCAGGAAATGTGTGTCTATAGCATAGATGGAGGTTGAATGTGACAAACTGTAAGCTCATAGAAAGAAATCTGATCGACTTTCTGGACGGGAATTTGAGTCCGGAATTGATGAAGCAGATGTCCGAGCATATCGAATCCTGCCCGGCCTGCCGAGAGCTTGCGCAGAGCTTCGCTTCTGTCTGGAAAAGCGCCGATCAGCCCGATGAGATTGAACTTCCTTCCAGATTCTGGGCGTCGATTCAGTCGGATATTGATGAGATCGATTCGAGGCGGGAGAGTAAGTCAATTTTCGGGAGAATCATTCCTATTTTGCAGCCGATCGCAGCCGCCGCGGCGGTGGTTGTCGTCGTTCTTCTCGGGAACAGCTTTGGAAAGGTTCCTGCTACGGTTTCACAGAGCACTTCAGAAGCTGTTGGCCTTTGGGACGAATATGAACTTGATGCTTTTGATCAATTTCCGAGCGGGTCGATGGTTGATCTCTATTTCAACACGGATATAGGCGTGGGGGATCAGTCATGAAGCGAAAACTTATCATATATGCGCTTGCGCTGCTGACGATCTTCAATATCGCGACCCTTGCCACTTTCGGATATCATCGGTGGTCGCTGGAGCGTGATATGCAGAGATTTGCACCCGATGATCCCGGACTAAGTC from Candidatus Zixiibacteriota bacterium carries:
- a CDS encoding sigma-70 family RNA polymerase sigma factor → MSIQMVTHENLDERELVQRAATGDRSAFKAIVDCFGARVINLANRITRNKMDAEDIAQDVFVEVYRNVGNFRGDSSLSTWILRIAHNRSLNYLRDKRPSNTVSLDTAKGQDDLPLLNGLPGKESDIPDRALEIERNRSILYDAIAELPEKIAKPFTLHKLDGMAYDEIARFLGISLSAVESRIHRAKIRLQKDLAKRLKR
- a CDS encoding deoxyhypusine synthase family protein, yielding MFENKVKAISVKPRKSVSQLLADMSRTGFQGKSLARTVEVIEKMVKDKKTSIMLGYAGSLSTTGQWKIINWFLEQGFVDILVSTGANISEDIVEAMGLSYYQGHHVTDNVKAFKEGYNRYYDVFGKEKDYMKMTTLIADFMVTLDEAHGYSSREFLNLFGKWLLKKKVNSIVATAAKMKVPVFSPAIIDSPYGDAALVAKSQKFSLILDGVKDYTEFMELAQQVNDTAVIYIGGGVPKDFIQLFAVTSDLLYTDRKVPGRKGGVQRPGDSDETYYPHRYAVQITTDSPQWGGLSGCTFEEAVTWGKERLDGEFVQCYCDATIALPIISHALAERVKSKRKGNRLADRFA
- a CDS encoding YigZ family protein — translated: EFHDATHNCYAYKVGFGHEPVFRSSDNGEPSGTAGRSILEALDKYDLIDTTIVVTRYYGGIKLGTGGLSRAYRDTALAVIECAGIMSRYITKRLKFVFEHQFTNVVLRTLSSDVCSIVESQFTDVGTVICDIRELSVDQIRQTLISATNARIEIQELA
- a CDS encoding zf-HC2 domain-containing protein, whose product is MTNCKLIERNLIDFLDGNLSPELMKQMSEHIESCPACRELAQSFASVWKSADQPDEIELPSRFWASIQSDIDEIDSRRESKSIFGRIIPILQPIAAAAAVVVVVLLGNSFGKVPATVSQSTSEAVGLWDEYELDAFDQFPSGSMVDLYFNTDIGVGDQS